One window of the Runella slithyformis DSM 19594 genome contains the following:
- a CDS encoding OmpA family protein — MAILLSAITLAQTPVRESLLQQANRQFDTQAYAKAIALYQEVLSQNLLPLRQRQQVLLNVASSYFYLGDNARSEEFYKEVLSEDSLNDLTPSHYLNYAKALANNGKMQESEKYYDLYQNSKHTESRLNQSAEIFTKKRITYRLDYLAINTPNAEFSPMYYKEGLVFVSGKAAGAVSSESTQKGYLDLFFVNKENEIKALSTLNADGTETDVIGSRRNSAGSQSRMLGSDAYTKSTSNDSRTIGIYNGYGLNDKPDGQKNNTQPGKATPFSKELNTRYHEGPVTFNADGSQIIFTRNNFNEGQKGVSNDNNIKLKLYSAQWGNGDWTNIQELPFNSDDYSTAHPSLSKDGSLLYFVSDMPKGIGGKDIYVSRLENGRWSTPINLGKELNTKQDEVFPFVDARGNLYFSTAGRKGGYGGLDLYYAVLSKDGTKVIEVIHLDAPINSKADDFGLITDAARTTGYFSSNRREGDDDIYRFTRESSLYECRQLLVRVFDNQTQQPLDSATITVKSKVGDQGADKSLQTDANGWVHLCLASDNDFIFNVSKTGFQDNTIGFSTRYLTDDKPTRLEFGMEAFAVAPVFNSSPEKKPIALNDSISTLKHSRVRGIVRTETDRQPIEGVLVKLRNECDKKIYESITGPDGRYDFEIAEGCDYTLIYSKDTYGTNTIKISKVPKKAEPKVLSKDIGLLKKGDIVKLDNIYYDQGKEGIRPDAARELEKMVATMKRYPSLQAEILSHTDSRGDANFNRVLSQKRAQAVVDYMVSKGIPQKRLKPTGMGESLPVNGCVDGVICTEAEYQRNRRTEFKVLEIR, encoded by the coding sequence TTGGCTATCCTTCTTTCAGCCATTACGCTGGCACAAACACCTGTACGTGAATCCTTATTGCAGCAGGCCAATCGTCAATTTGACACACAGGCCTACGCAAAGGCCATAGCGCTCTATCAGGAAGTACTGAGCCAAAATCTGCTGCCGCTCAGGCAACGCCAACAAGTGCTGTTGAATGTAGCCTCATCGTATTTTTACTTGGGTGATAATGCTCGTTCCGAAGAGTTTTATAAAGAAGTGCTCAGTGAAGACTCACTGAATGATTTGACTCCTTCTCACTACCTGAATTACGCAAAGGCACTGGCCAATAATGGTAAGATGCAGGAGTCAGAAAAATATTACGACCTTTATCAAAACAGTAAACATACAGAAAGCCGATTGAATCAAAGCGCAGAAATTTTTACAAAAAAACGCATTACGTATCGTTTGGATTACCTCGCTATCAACACCCCCAACGCAGAGTTCAGTCCAATGTATTACAAAGAAGGGTTAGTATTTGTGTCGGGAAAAGCCGCCGGCGCAGTTTCTTCGGAATCAACCCAAAAAGGATATCTGGATCTGTTTTTTGTCAACAAAGAAAACGAAATCAAAGCCCTGAGCACTCTCAATGCCGATGGAACTGAAACCGACGTAATAGGATCACGCAGAAATTCGGCCGGCTCTCAATCAAGAATGCTTGGAAGTGATGCTTACACCAAAAGTACTTCTAATGATTCGCGAACCATCGGAATCTATAATGGATACGGATTGAATGACAAGCCGGACGGTCAAAAAAATAACACGCAACCCGGCAAAGCGACCCCTTTTAGTAAAGAACTGAATACCCGTTATCATGAAGGTCCCGTCACATTTAATGCTGATGGTTCGCAAATTATTTTTACGCGCAATAACTTCAACGAGGGTCAAAAAGGCGTAAGCAACGACAATAATATCAAATTGAAGCTGTACAGTGCCCAATGGGGAAACGGTGATTGGACCAATATTCAGGAACTCCCGTTTAACAGCGATGATTATTCTACCGCGCACCCGTCGCTGAGCAAAGATGGCTCGCTTTTGTACTTTGTTTCAGATATGCCCAAAGGAATCGGCGGGAAAGATATTTATGTTTCCCGTCTTGAAAATGGGCGCTGGTCAACCCCTATTAATTTAGGAAAAGAGCTTAACACCAAGCAGGACGAGGTTTTTCCATTCGTGGATGCCCGGGGCAACCTCTACTTTTCAACCGCAGGTCGTAAAGGTGGGTACGGTGGCCTGGACCTATACTATGCCGTGCTGAGTAAAGATGGAACAAAGGTCATTGAGGTTATCCACCTGGACGCTCCCATAAACTCAAAAGCCGACGACTTCGGACTTATCACCGACGCCGCCCGCACGACCGGTTATTTCAGCAGTAACCGCCGGGAAGGAGACGATGATATTTATCGTTTTACCCGCGAAAGCTCGCTTTATGAATGCCGTCAGTTGCTGGTACGTGTGTTTGACAATCAAACACAACAGCCGCTGGACAGTGCCACGATTACTGTAAAATCAAAGGTGGGCGATCAAGGAGCGGATAAATCGTTACAGACGGATGCTAACGGTTGGGTACATTTATGCTTAGCTTCCGATAATGACTTTATCTTTAACGTCTCTAAAACAGGTTTTCAGGATAACACGATTGGTTTCTCCACCCGGTACCTGACCGACGACAAGCCAACGCGCTTGGAATTTGGAATGGAAGCCTTTGCTGTTGCTCCGGTATTTAATTCTTCACCGGAAAAAAAACCGATTGCTCTCAACGATAGCATTTCAACGTTGAAACACTCTCGGGTGCGCGGTATTGTACGTACCGAAACGGACCGACAACCCATCGAAGGCGTGTTGGTCAAGCTGCGAAACGAATGTGACAAAAAGATCTACGAATCCATTACGGGACCCGATGGCCGTTATGATTTTGAAATCGCAGAAGGCTGCGACTATACATTGATCTACTCCAAAGATACTTACGGAACCAACACGATTAAAATCAGTAAAGTCCCGAAAAAAGCCGAACCTAAAGTACTTTCCAAAGATATTGGGCTTCTCAAAAAAGGAGATATCGTCAAACTTGACAATATCTATTATGATCAGGGAAAGGAGGGGATTCGCCCGGATGCCGCTCGTGAATTAGAGAAAATGGTAGCAACCATGAAACGCTACCCTTCGCTACAGGCTGAAATACTTTCACACACCGACAGCCGGGGGGACGCCAACTTCAACCGCGTGCTTTCTCAAAAAAGGGCGCAGGCTGTCGTAGACTATATGGTTTCAAAAGGAATCCCTCAAAAAAGGCTGAAGCCTACCGGAATGGGCGAAAGCCTACCTGTCAACGGTTGCGTAGATGGCGTTATCTGTACCGAAGCTGAATACCAACGAAATCGACGCACAGAATTTAAGGTTCTCGAAATCAGATAA
- a CDS encoding GH3 auxin-responsive promoter family protein — protein MGFRSFLSKPLSQFITHRQQNWMYAAPAAQHRWRTQLIETARHTAFGRDHFFKDVASYDDFKQAVPVRDYEDLKGYIQQIIDGQDDILWPGKPIYFAKTSGTTSGTKYIPISKDSISNHINSARDALLNYIHETGKAQFLDNKLIFLSGSPVLDTKGSVPTGRLSGISNHHVPAYLRTNQLPSYETNCIEEWEEKLERIIDETLSQPMSLISGIPPWVQMYFDRIIARTGKPIKDVFPQFQLFVYGGVNFEPYRAKLYDSIGKKIDSIEMYPASEGFIAYQDSQYTDGLLLLADSGIFFEFIPADEFFNENPTRLSLEQVEVGKNYALIINNNAGLWGYSIGDTVKFVSKDPYRLLVTGRIKHFISAFGEHVIGEEVEKALKYAMENQPETEVIEFTVAPMVTPHEGLPYHEWLIEFATPPNDIQRFALDIDRHLAKLNVYYDDLVSGSILRPLKITSLAKNAFIDYMRSQGKLGGQNKVPRLANDRKIADSLTKI, from the coding sequence ATGGGCTTCCGCTCCTTTCTCAGCAAACCTCTTTCTCAATTTATTACTCACCGCCAACAAAACTGGATGTATGCCGCTCCCGCTGCACAACATCGCTGGCGCACCCAATTGATAGAGACGGCAAGACATACGGCTTTCGGACGTGATCACTTTTTTAAAGATGTTGCCTCTTACGATGACTTCAAACAGGCGGTTCCCGTCCGGGATTATGAGGACCTAAAAGGGTATATTCAACAGATTATCGACGGTCAGGACGATATCTTATGGCCCGGTAAGCCCATTTATTTTGCCAAAACATCCGGGACTACTTCCGGGACAAAATACATCCCTATCAGTAAAGATTCCATCTCCAACCACATCAATTCGGCCCGTGATGCACTTCTTAACTATATCCACGAAACCGGGAAGGCCCAATTTTTAGATAACAAACTCATTTTCCTGTCAGGGAGCCCCGTATTGGACACCAAAGGGAGCGTACCTACCGGAAGGTTGTCGGGCATCTCCAATCACCACGTACCCGCCTATCTGCGGACGAATCAACTGCCGAGTTATGAGACCAACTGCATCGAAGAGTGGGAAGAAAAGTTGGAACGGATCATTGACGAAACCCTCTCCCAGCCAATGTCACTCATTTCGGGGATTCCCCCGTGGGTGCAAATGTATTTTGACCGAATCATTGCCCGAACGGGAAAACCCATCAAAGACGTTTTTCCCCAATTTCAGCTTTTTGTCTATGGCGGCGTCAACTTTGAACCCTACCGGGCCAAGTTGTACGACTCTATCGGTAAGAAAATAGATTCCATAGAAATGTATCCTGCTTCCGAGGGTTTTATTGCCTATCAGGACTCGCAGTACACCGACGGCTTACTGTTGTTGGCTGATTCCGGCATTTTCTTTGAATTTATTCCGGCGGATGAATTTTTCAATGAAAACCCCACGCGTCTGTCACTGGAACAGGTCGAAGTAGGAAAAAATTACGCCCTCATCATCAATAACAATGCAGGTTTGTGGGGATATTCCATCGGTGATACGGTCAAATTTGTCTCTAAAGACCCTTATCGTTTGCTGGTTACAGGCCGAATCAAACACTTTATTTCAGCCTTTGGCGAACACGTCATTGGAGAAGAGGTGGAGAAAGCACTCAAGTATGCCATGGAAAATCAACCCGAAACCGAAGTGATCGAGTTTACGGTGGCCCCCATGGTTACGCCGCATGAAGGTTTACCTTACCATGAATGGCTGATCGAGTTTGCCACACCTCCCAACGATATACAACGTTTTGCACTTGATATTGACCGGCACCTAGCTAAATTGAACGTGTATTATGATGATCTTGTCTCGGGAAGTATTCTTCGCCCCTTAAAAATTACTTCGCTAGCCAAAAACGCCTTCATTGATTATATGCGGTCACAAGGTAAATTAGGCGGCCAAAATAAGGTCCCCCGTTTGGCAAATGATCGAAAAATTGCCGATTCACTGACGAAAATTTAA
- a CDS encoding lytic transglycosylase domain-containing protein, translating into MKRRKCIILSTLLLSSLGAEAEGFNESSCIRFCNEPLPVYESQVLNYFQSALLHTAAMPLHQIKPRAQKFFQVIDPILKQYQIPLDFKYLCVVESALNPKAISHKGAYGYWQFMPHTARAMGLVVDGPKDERENLVKSTHAACQYFLELHRQLGSWSLVAAAYNAGPTKVKKYLSSRGKTSYYNLRISTENRRYLYRVLAAKELFTRPEMYRPVINEEITLQKFIRQQGLALGLIAPLKIKVKASENNEFLIEETVSTFNEGLLSGFDELISMSFKRHGAFRHTAPESIDELEFAQSTDSKQNVYLWRAPRVNSRRRNDLKALLAEARSKTARTPELNFNLV; encoded by the coding sequence TTGAAAAGAAGAAAATGTATCATTCTATCAACGCTTTTGTTGTCAAGTTTAGGAGCTGAGGCCGAGGGCTTCAATGAATCCTCCTGTATTCGCTTTTGTAATGAGCCGCTTCCTGTTTACGAAAGTCAAGTACTTAATTATTTCCAATCTGCACTGCTCCATACGGCCGCTATGCCGTTGCACCAAATCAAGCCGAGAGCGCAGAAATTCTTTCAGGTCATTGACCCCATTTTAAAACAATATCAAATCCCTCTGGATTTTAAGTACCTGTGTGTCGTAGAAAGTGCGCTAAACCCTAAGGCCATCTCCCACAAAGGAGCCTATGGCTATTGGCAGTTCATGCCTCATACAGCTCGCGCCATGGGTCTGGTCGTAGACGGTCCCAAAGATGAACGCGAAAATTTAGTTAAATCTACACATGCTGCCTGTCAGTATTTTTTGGAACTTCATCGTCAATTGGGATCATGGTCTTTAGTGGCAGCTGCTTACAATGCAGGGCCAACGAAAGTTAAGAAGTATTTGTCCTCTCGCGGCAAAACGAGCTATTATAACCTTCGTATCAGTACCGAAAATCGCCGTTATCTCTACCGAGTATTGGCCGCAAAGGAACTTTTTACAAGACCCGAGATGTACAGGCCCGTGATAAATGAAGAAATCACCCTTCAAAAATTCATTCGGCAACAAGGATTGGCATTGGGGCTGATCGCTCCCTTAAAAATCAAAGTAAAAGCCTCTGAAAACAATGAGTTTCTGATTGAAGAAACAGTCTCCACCTTCAATGAAGGTCTTTTATCCGGCTTTGACGAATTGATTTCAATGTCCTTTAAGCGCCATGGGGCATTTCGTCACACCGCCCCTGAATCCATCGACGAATTGGAGTTTGCTCAAAGTACAGACTCTAAACAAAACGTATACCTTTGGAGAGCACCGCGCGTTAATTCCCGCCGGCGCAATGACCTGAAGGCCCTCTTGGCAGAGGCGCGAAGCAAAACAGCCCGTACACCTGAATTAAATTTTAATTTAGTGTAA
- a CDS encoding YceI family protein, whose protein sequence is MATVKTTWAVDPTHSEVQFKVKHLVISTVTGSFKSFDASAETEGDSFEGATVKFSADINSIDTNMEQRDGHLKSADFFDAENFPTLSFVSTSFTLKGDDEYVVTGDLTMRGVTKSVTLAATYGGQMVDFYGNTKVGFEISGKINRKDFGLNWAAVTEAGGIVVSDEVKLHINIQLVKQA, encoded by the coding sequence ATGGCTACAGTGAAAACAACCTGGGCAGTGGATCCCACCCACTCAGAAGTTCAATTTAAAGTAAAGCATTTGGTTATTTCGACCGTTACGGGCAGTTTTAAATCATTTGATGCCTCGGCTGAAACCGAAGGCGACAGTTTTGAAGGGGCTACCGTAAAGTTCAGCGCTGACATCAACAGCATTGATACAAACATGGAGCAGCGTGACGGACACTTAAAAAGTGCTGATTTTTTTGACGCAGAAAATTTCCCAACCCTTTCGTTTGTATCCACTTCTTTTACCCTGAAAGGTGATGATGAATATGTTGTTACGGGGGATCTGACCATGAGAGGTGTAACCAAATCAGTAACGCTTGCGGCCACTTACGGCGGACAAATGGTTGATTTTTATGGTAATACAAAAGTAGGCTTTGAGATTTCGGGCAAGATCAATCGTAAAGATTTTGGTTTAAATTGGGCGGCTGTGACCGAAGCCGGCGGTATTGTGGTGAGCGATGAAGTAAAGTTGCACATCAATATCCAATTGGTAAAACAGGCTTAA
- a CDS encoding polyprenol monophosphomannose synthase, whose product MGTFKENLVVIPTYNEIENIEAIIRKVFSLAHPFDVLVVDDGSPDGTALKVRELQSEYPERLHLLERKGKQGLGTAYIHGFQWAFGEGYRYLFEMDADFSHNPDDLLRLYNACAKEGNDVAIGSRYIKGVNVVNWPMGRVLMSYFAGVYVRFVTGMQIMDPTAGFICYKREVLQGIGLNDIRFVGYAFQIEMKFNTWKYGYSMTEVPIIFTDRTKGVSKMSTKIFKEAVLGVLYLKIRSFFKTYIRKTDAKPMSIVAMAEVA is encoded by the coding sequence ATGGGAACCTTCAAAGAGAATCTTGTTGTCATTCCTACCTATAATGAAATTGAGAATATTGAGGCGATCATCCGTAAGGTTTTCAGTTTGGCTCATCCTTTTGATGTACTTGTAGTAGACGATGGTTCGCCGGACGGTACTGCCCTGAAGGTCAGGGAGCTTCAGAGTGAGTACCCCGAGCGTTTGCATCTGTTGGAACGCAAAGGTAAACAGGGCCTGGGTACAGCCTATATTCATGGATTTCAATGGGCTTTCGGCGAGGGATACCGCTACTTGTTTGAGATGGACGCGGATTTTTCGCACAATCCCGATGACTTGCTGCGTTTGTATAATGCCTGTGCAAAAGAGGGCAATGATGTTGCGATCGGTTCCCGTTACATAAAAGGGGTGAATGTGGTCAATTGGCCGATGGGGCGCGTGTTGATGTCTTACTTTGCCGGTGTTTATGTGCGTTTCGTAACGGGAATGCAGATCATGGACCCTACGGCAGGTTTTATCTGTTATAAGCGGGAAGTATTGCAGGGAATAGGCCTGAATGATATTCGTTTTGTGGGGTATGCGTTTCAAATTGAAATGAAATTCAATACCTGGAAATATGGCTATTCAATGACGGAAGTGCCGATCATTTTTACGGATCGTACCAAGGGTGTCTCAAAAATGTCAACCAAGATTTTTAAGGAAGCCGTATTGGGAGTCCTCTATTTAAAAATACGCAGTTTTTTTAAAACCTATATCAGAAAAACGGACGCTAAGCCCATGTCCATTGTCGCCATGGCTGAAGTGGCCTGA
- the hemE gene encoding uroporphyrinogen decarboxylase has protein sequence MELLQNDLLLRAARGEKTERVPVWMMRQAGRILAEYRAVREKAGSFIQLATNPELAAEVTLQPVDLLGVDAAIIFSDILVVPEAMGLPYEMEEKRGPVFPKVVQSMNDIAQLRIAEPEEDLKYVLDAIRIVKKELNGRVPLIGFAGAPFTIFCYMTEGKGSKTFSVAKKALYADPEFSHTLLQKITDSTISYLKAQVAAGANLVQIFDSWAGILSPAQYREYSLPYIKQICDAITEVPVTVFAKGAFFARREIGELNCEVVGLDWNMDIEESRMLVPNKTLQGNLDPCVLYSSFSQIQKEVRTMLDAFGTQRYIANLGHGVYPDTDPDKVRCFIEAVKSY, from the coding sequence ATGGAATTATTACAAAATGACCTTCTCCTGCGGGCTGCGCGGGGAGAAAAAACCGAACGTGTACCTGTTTGGATGATGCGTCAGGCAGGACGAATATTGGCTGAGTACCGCGCCGTGCGCGAAAAAGCCGGCAGTTTTATTCAACTTGCCACCAACCCTGAGCTTGCCGCTGAAGTGACCCTTCAGCCCGTTGATCTGCTGGGGGTAGATGCTGCCATCATTTTTTCCGATATTCTGGTGGTGCCCGAGGCTATGGGTCTGCCGTATGAAATGGAAGAAAAGCGCGGTCCGGTTTTTCCGAAAGTAGTGCAATCAATGAATGATATAGCTCAACTCAGAATTGCGGAGCCCGAAGAAGATCTGAAATATGTACTGGATGCCATTCGGATTGTAAAAAAAGAACTCAACGGACGTGTGCCTTTGATCGGTTTTGCCGGGGCGCCCTTTACCATCTTTTGCTACATGACCGAAGGGAAAGGCTCAAAAACATTCTCAGTGGCCAAAAAAGCCCTGTATGCAGACCCTGAGTTTTCTCATACACTGCTCCAAAAAATCACCGACAGTACCATTTCCTACTTAAAGGCTCAGGTAGCGGCAGGAGCCAATTTGGTTCAGATCTTTGATTCGTGGGCGGGTATTTTATCTCCCGCACAATATCGGGAGTACTCCCTGCCGTACATCAAACAGATCTGTGATGCCATTACGGAAGTTCCGGTCACAGTTTTTGCCAAGGGGGCGTTCTTTGCCCGCCGGGAAATAGGTGAGTTGAATTGTGAAGTAGTGGGTCTGGACTGGAACATGGACATTGAAGAGTCCAGAATGCTGGTTCCAAACAAAACGTTGCAGGGTAATCTTGATCCGTGCGTGCTTTATTCTTCGTTTAGCCAGATACAAAAAGAAGTACGTACAATGCTGGATGCTTTCGGTACGCAGCGTTACATCGCAAATTTGGGCCATGGAGTCTACCCTGATACTGATCCGGACAAAGTGCGCTGTTTTATTGAGGCTGTGAAATCTTACTGA
- a CDS encoding metal-dependent transcriptional regulator, producing MYSFTEENYLKTIFYLSIGREEWVSTNALADSTNTRAASVSDMLKRLAEKGLINYQKYRGVTLTEEGQRLALLVIRKHRLWEVFLAEKLQFGWDEVHVIAEELEHIRSERLIEKLDAFLGYPKFDPHGDPIPNAAGEMPRFMYRKLSEVVKGDTVIMTGVSEHSSAFLQHLDKAGLTLGCQLKVNEISDFDKSVSVMIDDLRTLFISHEVAKNLLVK from the coding sequence TTGTATTCATTCACCGAAGAAAATTACCTCAAAACCATCTTCTATCTGTCAATAGGAAGGGAAGAATGGGTATCGACCAACGCACTCGCCGACAGTACCAACACGCGGGCGGCGTCGGTTTCGGATATGCTTAAGCGTTTGGCAGAGAAAGGGTTGATCAACTATCAGAAATATCGGGGGGTTACGCTGACCGAAGAAGGGCAGAGGCTTGCCTTACTGGTGATTCGAAAACATCGCCTTTGGGAAGTATTTTTGGCCGAAAAACTGCAATTCGGCTGGGATGAAGTACACGTGATCGCCGAAGAGTTGGAGCATATTCGTTCCGAACGACTCATCGAAAAACTGGATGCTTTTCTGGGGTATCCTAAATTTGACCCTCACGGTGACCCGATTCCCAACGCGGCCGGCGAAATGCCGCGCTTTATGTATCGCAAACTTTCGGAAGTGGTGAAAGGAGATACCGTGATCATGACGGGTGTATCGGAGCATTCCTCGGCCTTTCTTCAGCATTTAGATAAGGCGGGCCTCACCCTTGGCTGTCAGTTGAAAGTAAACGAGATCAGCGATTTTGATAAGTCAGTAAGTGTAATGATTGACGATCTCCGTACGTTGTTTATCAGTCATGAAGTGGCCAAAAATCTTTTGGTGAAGTAA
- a CDS encoding Spy/CpxP family protein refolding chaperone, protein MKRETLLTLAVIVLLLLNFTMLGVMVFRGEQGPGPHPGPDRLIVEGLRLDKAQIQQFEELKAEHRGQMQERDLQQKATQHQLWQLLRTSSPDTTLANLLIDNLAVLEKEKKKRTFEHFQKLRAICRPEQQALFDSLIEEISKAMMPPPRGPKR, encoded by the coding sequence ATGAAACGCGAAACGCTGCTTACCCTTGCCGTTATTGTGCTTTTGTTGCTCAATTTTACTATGTTGGGTGTGATGGTTTTTAGGGGTGAACAAGGGCCTGGTCCACATCCGGGTCCCGACCGACTCATTGTGGAAGGGCTGCGGCTGGACAAGGCTCAAATTCAGCAGTTTGAGGAATTGAAAGCCGAGCACCGTGGGCAGATGCAGGAACGTGATCTGCAACAAAAAGCCACGCAGCATCAGCTCTGGCAATTATTACGGACCTCCTCGCCCGATACAACGTTGGCGAATTTGCTGATCGATAACTTAGCAGTGCTCGAAAAAGAAAAGAAAAAACGTACGTTCGAGCATTTTCAAAAGCTTCGGGCCATCTGCCGACCTGAGCAGCAGGCCTTGTTTGATTCGCTCATTGAAGAGATCAGTAAAGCGATGATGCCCCCGCCGAGAGGGCCTAAAAGGTAA
- a CDS encoding RNA polymerase sigma factor, with protein sequence MSPTEFEHIYTKYQHRVYNTVLSYLQQAEDAEEVTQDVFVEAFHSMESFKGESAIGTWIYRIAVNKSLDFLRHKNRQKRFAFFTALFHPQTDELLHDPPDFYHPGIALENKEKAATLFKTIRTLPETQQTAFILTQVEDLSYAEAAEVMNITVAALESLLHRAKQNLRKRLSHLYKE encoded by the coding sequence GTGTCCCCTACTGAGTTTGAGCATATTTATACAAAATATCAACACCGTGTGTATAATACGGTGCTGTCGTATTTGCAGCAGGCAGAAGATGCTGAGGAGGTTACTCAGGATGTATTTGTGGAGGCATTTCATTCGATGGAATCCTTTAAAGGAGAGTCCGCGATTGGTACGTGGATTTACCGTATTGCTGTCAATAAATCCCTGGATTTTTTGAGACACAAAAACAGGCAGAAACGATTTGCGTTTTTTACCGCGTTATTTCATCCCCAAACCGACGAATTGCTCCATGATCCTCCTGATTTTTATCATCCGGGCATAGCCTTGGAAAATAAGGAAAAAGCCGCAACGTTGTTTAAAACCATCCGTACATTACCCGAAACCCAACAAACGGCTTTTATTCTGACTCAGGTGGAAGATCTCAGCTATGCCGAAGCGGCTGAAGTCATGAACATCACGGTTGCGGCGTTGGAATCACTGCTGCATCGGGCCAAACAAAACCTGCGTAAAAGGTTATCGCATTTATATAAAGAGTGA
- a CDS encoding Nramp family divalent metal transporter yields MKLIQSTVNMPLDRPSLSEANASITVHKTGSFWKKMSAYVGPGLMVAVGYMDPGNWATDIAGGARFGYTLLSVILISNLFAMLLQHLSLKLGIATGMDLAQACREYFPKKVAICLWVLAEIAIAACDLAEVLGSAIALNLLFHIPLSVGVVITTLDVLLILYFQNKGFRIIESIVGGLIAIVLMCFVYEVIVSHPEWSLVAGGLIPQKEIITHPGMLYVAIGILGATVMPHNLYLHSSIIQTRAYDRTEEGRKSAIRYATIDSTASLGIAFFINAAILILAAATFHTTGNHQVADITDAHHLLDPLLGSRWASVLFAVALLAAGQNATITGTMAGQIVMEGFLNLRLKPWARQLITRLIAIVPALFVAINYGEHGTSELLVFSQVILSIQLSFAVIPLIVFTNKRDWMGRFANSSLLSAISWVIAAIIVVLNVYLLIDTFT; encoded by the coding sequence ATGAAACTGATACAGTCTACCGTTAATATGCCTCTTGACCGCCCATCTCTTTCCGAAGCTAATGCAAGTATTACCGTACATAAAACGGGTAGTTTTTGGAAAAAAATGTCAGCCTATGTAGGGCCGGGCCTGATGGTCGCCGTTGGGTACATGGATCCCGGCAACTGGGCTACCGACATAGCCGGAGGGGCGCGTTTCGGGTATACGCTGTTATCGGTCATTTTAATCTCCAATCTGTTTGCCATGCTTTTACAGCATTTATCGCTTAAGCTCGGCATTGCTACAGGCATGGATCTGGCGCAGGCCTGTCGCGAATATTTCCCCAAAAAAGTGGCCATCTGTCTCTGGGTATTGGCCGAAATAGCCATTGCTGCCTGCGACTTAGCGGAAGTTTTAGGTTCAGCGATTGCGCTGAATCTGTTGTTTCACATTCCTCTATCGGTAGGGGTAGTCATCACGACGCTGGATGTATTGCTTATCTTATACTTCCAAAACAAAGGCTTCCGCATCATTGAAAGCATTGTAGGCGGCTTGATTGCCATTGTGTTGATGTGCTTTGTGTACGAGGTCATCGTTTCTCATCCCGAATGGAGCTTGGTAGCCGGCGGATTGATTCCTCAAAAAGAGATCATTACCCATCCCGGAATGCTGTACGTAGCCATCGGTATTTTGGGCGCTACCGTCATGCCCCACAACCTGTATTTACATTCAAGCATTATCCAAACCCGCGCTTATGACCGCACAGAAGAAGGCCGGAAATCCGCCATTCGATACGCCACCATTGATTCGACGGCGTCGCTGGGTATTGCGTTTTTTATCAACGCGGCCATTCTGATCCTCGCAGCGGCTACATTTCACACAACGGGCAATCATCAGGTAGCCGATATTACTGACGCCCACCATCTCCTCGACCCGCTGCTCGGAAGTCGATGGGCCAGTGTGCTGTTTGCCGTGGCCTTATTGGCCGCCGGCCAAAACGCCACCATTACGGGCACCATGGCGGGCCAAATCGTGATGGAAGGATTTTTGAACCTTCGGCTGAAACCATGGGCTCGCCAACTTATCACGCGGCTCATTGCGATTGTTCCGGCATTATTTGTAGCCATCAATTACGGTGAGCACGGCACAAGTGAGTTACTGGTTTTCAGCCAGGTTATCCTTTCCATTCAATTAAGTTTTGCGGTCATCCCTTTAATTGTTTTTACCAACAAACGCGATTGGATGGGGCGTTTTGCCAATTCTTCGTTGCTTTCCGCCATCAGTTGGGTCATTGCCGCTATCATTGTGGTACTCAATGTGTATTTATTGATAGATACCTTCACCTAG